A region of Mesorhizobium sp. M3A.F.Ca.ET.080.04.2.1 DNA encodes the following proteins:
- a CDS encoding 5-formyltetrahydrofolate cyclo-ligase, protein MTSSKELKKQLRKEALARRDALDEFWRVEIALEMAETARDQIAVEPGQVVSGFWPMRSEVDVRPLMFALREKGARLCLPAILDKTTIVFRELVRGAPMVDMGFGTVGPHAEAEVLDPSLMLVPLAAFDARGHRIGYGAGYYDRAIAKLADKGMTPRLIGIAFDCQEVAMVPEENHDVIISEILTESGLRRFGDQ, encoded by the coding sequence ATGACCTCATCCAAGGAATTGAAAAAGCAGCTTCGCAAGGAGGCGTTGGCGCGCCGGGATGCGCTCGACGAATTCTGGCGGGTGGAAATCGCGCTGGAAATGGCCGAGACGGCGCGCGACCAAATCGCCGTCGAGCCCGGACAAGTCGTCTCCGGCTTTTGGCCGATGCGCTCCGAGGTCGACGTGCGGCCGCTGATGTTCGCGTTGCGTGAAAAGGGCGCCAGGCTCTGCCTGCCGGCGATCCTCGACAAGACCACGATTGTCTTTCGCGAGCTGGTGCGCGGGGCGCCGATGGTCGACATGGGCTTCGGCACGGTCGGGCCGCATGCAGAGGCCGAAGTGCTCGATCCATCGCTGATGCTGGTGCCGCTTGCCGCTTTCGACGCGCGCGGCCACCGCATCGGCTACGGCGCCGGCTACTACGATCGCGCCATCGCCAAGCTGGCCGACAAGGGAATGACACCGAGGCTCATCGGCATTGCTTTCGACTGCCAGGAAGTGGCGATGGTTCCGGAAGAGAACCACGATGTCATCATCTCGGAAATACTGACCGAGAGCGGGTTGCGAAGGTTCGGCGACCAATAA
- the msrB gene encoding peptide-methionine (R)-S-oxide reductase MsrB, protein MDTHAYPVTRSDAEWRARLTPEQYAVMRNHGTERPGSCALLYEKRAGTFYCVGCDQPLFESKLKFESGTGWPSFNDPVPGSIETTVDRSYGMVRTECHCSRCGSHLGHVFEDGPPPTGLRYCINGVALRFEPAA, encoded by the coding sequence ATGGACACCCACGCCTATCCCGTTACCCGCAGCGACGCCGAGTGGCGCGCCCGGCTGACGCCGGAGCAATATGCCGTCATGCGCAATCACGGCACCGAGCGTCCGGGCAGTTGCGCCCTGCTTTACGAGAAGCGCGCCGGCACCTTCTACTGCGTCGGCTGCGATCAGCCGCTGTTCGAATCCAAGCTGAAGTTCGAGAGCGGCACCGGCTGGCCAAGCTTCAATGATCCTGTCCCGGGTTCGATCGAGACGACCGTCGACCGCAGCTACGGCATGGTTCGGACCGAATGCCATTGCTCGCGCTGCGGCAGCCATCTCGGCCATGTCTTCGAAGACGGCCCGCCGCCGACCGGCCTGCGCTACTGCATCAACGGCGTAGCGCTGCGATTCGAGCCGGCGGCCTGA
- the pyc gene encoding pyruvate carboxylase: protein MAITKILVANRSEIAIRVFRAANELGLKTVAIWAEEDKYSLHRFKADESYQVGRGPHLAKDMGPIESYLSIDEVIRVAKLSGADAIHPGYGLLSESPEFAEACAGAGITFIGPKPETMRRLGNKVAARNLAIEVDVPVVPATEPLPDDMDTVKKLAAEIGYPVMLKASWGGGGRGMRAIRAEADLAREVMEGKREAKAAFGKDEVYLEKLIERARHVEVQVLGDTHGNAVHLFERDCSIQRRNQKVVERAPAPYLSEELRQELCGYALKIARETSYIGAGTVEFLQDADTGKFYFIEVNPRIQVEHTVTEMVTGIDIVKAQIHILDGFAIGTPESGVPAQKDIRLNGHALQCRITTEDPEQNFIPDYGRITAYRGATGFGIRLDGGTAYSGAVITRFYDPLLEKVTAWAPTPAETIARMNRALREFRIRGVATNLTFLEAIINHQSFADNSYTTKFIDTTPELFEQVKRQDRATKLLNYLADVSVNGHPETRGRPMPKVDAAAPVVPYLNGNIPDGSKQRLDALGPQKFAAWMRDQTQVLVTDTTMRDGHQSLLATRMRTYDIAGIAGTYARALPQLLSLECWGGATFDVAMRFLTEDPWERLSRVREAAPNLLLQMLLRGANGVGYTNYPDNVVQHFVRQAAAGGVDLFRVFDCLNWVENMRFAMDAVGAEGKLIEAAMCYTGDILDPARAKYDLKYYVGLAKELEAAGAHIIAVKDMAGLLKPSAARVLFKALRESTDLPIHFHTHDTSGLSAATVLAAVETGVDAIDAAMDSFSGNTSQPCLGSIVEALKGTERDPGLDPQWIRHISFYWEAVRNQYAAFESDLKGPASEVYLHEMPGGQFTNLKEQARSLGLETRWHEVAQAYHDVNLMFGDIVKVTPSSKVVGDMALMMVSQDLAVADVENPAKDIAFPDSVVSMLRGDLGQSPGGWPAPLQKKALKGEKPITVRPGSLLKAADLKASRKEIEEKLERKLSEFEFASWLMYPKVFTDFAAAQETYGPVSVLPTPTYFYGMKSEDEIFVDIEKGKTLVVRCQAFGDVDEKGMVTVFFELNGQPRRVKVPDRAHGASAAKARRKAEPGNEAHVGAPMPGVVSALAVAAGQPVKAGDVLLSIEAMKMETALHAERDGVVAEVLVKAGDQIDAKDLLIAFA, encoded by the coding sequence TTGGCCATCACGAAGATCCTCGTCGCCAACCGGTCCGAAATCGCCATCCGCGTCTTTCGCGCGGCAAACGAACTCGGGCTCAAAACCGTGGCGATCTGGGCCGAGGAAGACAAATATTCGCTGCATCGCTTCAAGGCCGACGAGAGTTATCAGGTCGGACGCGGACCGCATCTTGCCAAGGACATGGGGCCGATCGAAAGCTACCTGTCGATCGACGAGGTAATCCGCGTCGCCAAATTATCGGGCGCTGATGCCATCCATCCGGGCTACGGCCTGTTGTCGGAAAGCCCGGAATTCGCCGAGGCTTGCGCTGGCGCCGGCATCACTTTCATCGGGCCGAAGCCGGAGACGATGCGCCGGCTCGGCAACAAGGTCGCCGCGCGCAATCTGGCGATCGAGGTGGACGTGCCGGTGGTGCCCGCCACCGAGCCGCTGCCGGACGACATGGACACGGTCAAGAAGCTTGCCGCCGAGATCGGCTACCCGGTGATGCTGAAGGCCTCGTGGGGCGGCGGCGGACGCGGCATGCGCGCCATCCGCGCGGAAGCCGACCTGGCGCGCGAGGTGATGGAAGGCAAGCGCGAAGCGAAGGCGGCCTTCGGCAAGGACGAAGTCTATCTCGAGAAGCTGATCGAGCGCGCCCGCCATGTCGAGGTGCAGGTGCTTGGCGACACGCATGGCAACGCCGTGCATCTGTTCGAACGCGACTGCTCGATCCAGCGTCGCAACCAGAAGGTCGTGGAGCGCGCCCCGGCTCCCTATCTCAGCGAGGAACTGCGCCAGGAACTCTGCGGCTATGCGCTGAAGATCGCACGCGAGACCAGCTATATCGGCGCCGGCACGGTCGAGTTCCTGCAGGACGCCGACACCGGCAAGTTCTATTTCATCGAAGTCAACCCGCGCATCCAGGTCGAGCATACGGTCACCGAGATGGTGACCGGGATCGACATCGTCAAAGCGCAGATCCACATCCTCGACGGCTTTGCCATCGGCACGCCGGAATCGGGCGTGCCGGCGCAGAAGGACATCAGGCTCAACGGCCACGCGCTGCAGTGCCGCATCACCACCGAGGATCCGGAGCAGAATTTCATTCCGGATTACGGCCGCATCACCGCCTACCGCGGCGCGACCGGGTTCGGCATCCGCCTCGACGGCGGCACCGCCTATTCGGGCGCGGTCATCACCCGCTTCTACGATCCGCTGCTGGAAAAGGTGACGGCGTGGGCGCCGACGCCGGCCGAGACGATCGCGCGCATGAACCGGGCCCTGCGCGAATTCCGCATCCGCGGCGTGGCGACCAACCTCACCTTCCTCGAGGCGATCATCAACCACCAGAGCTTCGCCGACAATTCCTACACGACCAAGTTCATCGACACGACGCCGGAGCTGTTCGAGCAGGTGAAGCGGCAGGACCGCGCCACCAAGCTGCTCAATTATCTGGCCGACGTCAGCGTCAACGGGCATCCCGAGACACGCGGGCGGCCGATGCCCAAGGTCGATGCGGCGGCCCCGGTCGTGCCCTATCTCAACGGCAACATTCCCGACGGCAGCAAGCAGAGGCTCGACGCGCTCGGGCCGCAGAAGTTCGCCGCCTGGATGCGCGATCAGACCCAGGTGCTGGTCACCGACACGACGATGCGCGACGGACATCAGTCGCTGCTCGCCACGCGCATGCGCACCTATGACATTGCCGGCATCGCCGGCACATATGCGCGGGCGTTGCCGCAGCTGCTGTCGCTGGAATGCTGGGGCGGCGCCACCTTCGACGTCGCCATGCGCTTCCTCACCGAGGATCCGTGGGAGCGTCTGTCGCGGGTGCGCGAAGCCGCGCCCAATCTGCTCCTGCAGATGCTTCTGCGCGGCGCCAACGGCGTCGGCTACACCAACTACCCCGACAACGTGGTGCAGCATTTCGTCCGCCAAGCGGCGGCCGGCGGCGTCGACCTGTTCCGCGTCTTCGACTGCCTGAACTGGGTCGAGAACATGCGCTTCGCCATGGACGCGGTGGGCGCCGAAGGCAAGCTGATCGAAGCGGCGATGTGCTACACCGGCGACATACTCGATCCGGCGCGCGCCAAATACGACCTCAAATATTACGTCGGGCTGGCGAAGGAACTCGAGGCCGCCGGCGCCCACATCATCGCCGTCAAGGACATGGCGGGGCTGTTGAAGCCGTCGGCGGCGCGCGTGCTGTTCAAGGCGCTGCGCGAATCCACCGACCTGCCGATCCATTTCCACACGCATGACACGTCCGGCCTCTCGGCGGCGACTGTGCTGGCGGCGGTCGAGACAGGCGTCGACGCCATCGACGCAGCGATGGACTCCTTTTCAGGCAACACCTCGCAGCCCTGTCTCGGCTCGATCGTCGAGGCGCTGAAGGGCACCGAGCGCGATCCCGGCCTCGATCCGCAATGGATCCGCCACATCTCGTTCTACTGGGAAGCGGTGCGCAACCAGTATGCCGCCTTCGAGAGCGACCTCAAGGGGCCGGCCTCGGAAGTCTATCTGCATGAGATGCCCGGCGGCCAGTTCACAAATCTCAAGGAGCAGGCGCGCTCCCTGGGACTGGAAACACGCTGGCACGAGGTGGCGCAGGCCTATCACGACGTCAACCTGATGTTCGGCGACATCGTCAAGGTGACGCCGTCGTCCAAGGTGGTGGGCGACATGGCGCTGATGATGGTCAGCCAGGATCTCGCGGTCGCCGATGTCGAGAATCCCGCAAAGGACATCGCCTTTCCGGATTCGGTCGTCTCGATGCTGCGCGGCGATCTCGGCCAGTCGCCGGGCGGCTGGCCGGCGCCCTTGCAGAAGAAGGCGCTTAAGGGCGAAAAGCCAATCACCGTGCGGCCGGGCTCGCTGCTGAAGGCAGCCGACCTCAAGGCCAGCCGCAAGGAGATCGAAGAGAAGCTCGAGCGCAAGCTCAGCGAATTCGAATTCGCCTCCTGGCTGATGTACCCGAAAGTGTTCACCGACTTCGCCGCCGCGCAGGAGACCTACGGCCCGGTCAGCGTGCTGCCGACGCCGACCTATTTCTACGGCATGAAGTCGGAAGACGAGATTTTCGTCGACATCGAGAAGGGCAAGACGCTGGTCGTGCGTTGCCAGGCGTTCGGCGATGTCGACGAAAAGGGCATGGTCACCGTCTTCTTCGAGCTCAACGGCCAGCCGCGCCGCGTGAAGGTGCCGGACCGCGCGCATGGCGCCTCTGCCGCCAAGGCGCGGCGCAAGGCGGAGCCAGGCAACGAGGCGCATGTCGGCGCACCGATGCCGGGCGTGGTCTCGGCGCTTGCCGTTGCTGCCGGCCAGCCGGTGAAGGCGGGCGACGTGCTGCTCTCGATCGAGGCGATGAAGATGGAAACCGCGCTCCACGCCGAGCGCGACGGCGTGGTCGCCGAGGTGCTGGTCAAGGCCGGCGACCAGATCGATGCCAAGGACCTGCTGATCGCGTTTGCCTGA
- a CDS encoding YmdB family metallophosphoesterase — MRLLFLGDMVGKTGRTAVWEQLPGLISDFKLDFVIVNGENAAGGFGITEAIFRETIAAGADVVTTGNHVWDQRDALVFAPREERFLRPSNFPKGTPGRGSGVYIARNGARVLVANIMGRVFMHPELDDPFQAGERELAACPLGEQADAVVIDFHAEATSEKMCFAHFVDGRASLVVGTHTHQPTADHQILNGGTAYISDAGMCGDYDSSLGMDKEEPLNRFLSKVPKGRFEAASGPATLCGVGVDLSDRTGLAEKIAPFRRGPRLEETAPSFWS; from the coding sequence ATGAGACTTCTTTTCCTCGGCGACATGGTTGGCAAGACGGGACGCACGGCGGTGTGGGAACAACTGCCGGGGCTGATATCGGACTTCAAACTCGACTTCGTCATCGTCAACGGCGAGAACGCCGCTGGCGGCTTCGGCATCACCGAAGCGATCTTTCGCGAGACGATCGCCGCCGGCGCAGACGTCGTCACCACCGGCAACCATGTCTGGGATCAGCGCGACGCGCTGGTCTTCGCGCCGCGCGAGGAGCGCTTCCTGCGCCCGTCGAATTTTCCCAAGGGAACGCCGGGGCGTGGCTCGGGCGTCTATATCGCCCGCAACGGCGCGCGGGTGCTGGTCGCCAATATCATGGGGCGCGTCTTCATGCATCCCGAGCTCGACGATCCGTTCCAGGCCGGCGAGCGCGAGCTTGCCGCCTGTCCGCTCGGCGAGCAGGCCGATGCGGTTGTCATCGACTTCCATGCCGAGGCGACCTCGGAAAAAATGTGCTTCGCGCATTTCGTGGACGGCCGCGCCAGCCTGGTGGTCGGCACCCACACGCACCAGCCCACCGCCGATCATCAGATCCTCAATGGCGGCACCGCCTATATTTCGGACGCGGGCATGTGCGGGGATTACGATTCCTCGCTCGGCATGGACAAGGAGGAGCCGCTCAACCGGTTCCTGTCGAAAGTGCCGAAGGGCCGATTCGAGGCGGCGAGCGGGCCGGCGACGCTGTGCGGCGTCGGGGTCGACCTTTCCGACCGCACGGGGCTTGCGGAGAAGATCGCGCCGTTTCGTCGCGGGCCGCGGCTGGAAGAAACTGCCCCATCTTTCTGGTCGTAA
- a CDS encoding TerC family protein: MQLIEFLAPHLAFVSDPTAWIALLTLVVLEVVLGIDNLIFISILTNKLPEAQRARARRLGISAALIMRLVLLATISIIVQLTTPVFTAFGHGFSWRDLILIAGGLFLVWKATKEIHHTVDPQDHQDTMMGETLHMSLAGAIFQILLLDLVFSIDSIITAVGMTDEIGIMYIAVIVAVSVMMLAAGPLANFIARNPSIVMLALGFLLMIGMTLIADGMGYHVPKGYIYAAMGFSALVEGLNMLARRRRRQKAGGEH, translated from the coding sequence ATGCAGCTGATCGAGTTTCTGGCGCCGCACCTTGCCTTTGTCTCCGACCCGACCGCATGGATCGCGCTGCTGACGCTGGTGGTGCTGGAGGTCGTGCTCGGCATCGACAATCTGATCTTCATTTCGATCCTGACCAACAAGCTTCCGGAAGCGCAGCGCGCCCGCGCCCGCAGGCTTGGCATCTCGGCGGCGCTGATCATGCGGCTGGTGCTGCTCGCCACCATCTCGATCATCGTGCAACTGACGACGCCGGTGTTCACCGCGTTCGGGCACGGCTTTTCCTGGCGCGACCTGATCCTGATCGCCGGCGGGCTGTTCCTGGTCTGGAAGGCGACCAAGGAAATCCATCACACGGTCGACCCGCAGGACCATCAGGACACGATGATGGGCGAGACGCTGCACATGAGCCTGGCCGGCGCGATCTTCCAGATCCTGCTGCTCGACCTGGTCTTCTCGATCGATTCGATCATCACTGCCGTCGGCATGACCGACGAGATCGGCATCATGTATATCGCGGTGATCGTGGCGGTAAGCGTGATGATGCTGGCGGCCGGACCGCTTGCCAATTTCATTGCCAGGAACCCAAGCATCGTGATGCTGGCGCTGGGCTTCCTGCTGATGATCGGCATGACGCTGATCGCCGACGGCATGGGCTACCACGTGCCCAAGGGCTACATCTATGCCGCCATGGGGTTCTCGGCGCTGGTCGAGGGGCTCAATATGCTGGCAAGGCGACGCAGGAGGCAGAAGGCCGGCGGCGAGCATTGA
- a CDS encoding VWA domain-containing protein, with protein MFIPFFLELKAARIPVSLREYLTLLEGLEAGLVDYDVEGFYYLARSVLVKDERHIDRFDQVFAHVFKGVEALSGPDAVDVANIPEEWLRRLAEKHLTDEEKKLVEALGGFDKLMETLKKRLEEQKGRHQGGSKWIGTGGTSPFGAYGYNPEGVRVGQHESRHRRAVKVWDKREFRNFDDTVELGTRNIKVALKRLRRWVREGAEEEFDLPGTIHATAEHGYLDVKTRPERRNAVKLLMFFDVGGSMDDHVRGVEELFSAARAEFRQLEYFYFHNCLYERVWKDNRRRLAETIPTFDLLHKYGPDYKVIIVGDASMSPYEIVHPGGSVEHWNPEAGSVWLARLLQQWPNAVWLNPEGEKNWRYTHSIQLIGDIFGGRMFPLTLAGLEAATKQLSRRH; from the coding sequence ATGTTCATTCCCTTCTTCCTCGAGCTGAAGGCTGCGCGGATTCCCGTTTCGCTGCGGGAATATCTGACGCTGCTGGAAGGCCTGGAAGCAGGGCTCGTCGATTATGATGTCGAGGGTTTCTACTACCTTGCCCGCTCGGTCCTGGTGAAGGACGAGCGCCATATCGACCGATTCGATCAGGTCTTTGCGCATGTCTTCAAGGGTGTCGAGGCGCTTTCCGGCCCGGATGCCGTCGATGTCGCCAACATCCCCGAGGAATGGCTGCGCCGGCTGGCCGAAAAGCACCTGACCGACGAGGAGAAGAAACTGGTCGAGGCATTGGGCGGCTTCGACAAGCTGATGGAGACGCTGAAGAAGCGGCTCGAGGAACAGAAAGGGCGCCATCAAGGCGGCTCGAAATGGATCGGCACCGGCGGCACCTCGCCCTTCGGCGCCTATGGCTACAACCCGGAAGGCGTGCGCGTCGGCCAGCATGAGAGCCGGCATCGCCGCGCGGTGAAAGTCTGGGACAAGCGCGAGTTCAGGAACTTCGACGACACGGTCGAACTCGGCACGCGCAACATCAAGGTGGCGTTGAAGCGGCTGCGCCGCTGGGTGCGCGAAGGCGCCGAGGAAGAATTCGATCTGCCCGGCACCATCCACGCCACTGCCGAGCATGGCTATCTCGACGTCAAGACACGGCCGGAACGGCGCAACGCGGTAAAGCTTCTGATGTTCTTCGATGTCGGCGGCTCGATGGACGACCATGTCCGCGGCGTCGAGGAGCTGTTCTCGGCCGCACGCGCCGAATTTCGGCAGCTCGAATATTTCTACTTCCACAACTGCCTCTATGAGCGCGTCTGGAAGGACAATCGCCGCCGGCTTGCCGAGACGATCCCAACCTTCGACCTGCTTCACAAATATGGGCCGGACTACAAGGTCATCATCGTCGGCGACGCTTCGATGAGCCCCTACGAGATCGTTCATCCCGGCGGCTCGGTCGAGCACTGGAATCCGGAGGCCGGCAGCGTCTGGCTGGCACGACTGTTGCAGCAGTGGCCTAACGCGGTGTGGCTCAACCCGGAAGGCGAGAAGAACTGGCGCTACACCCACTCGATCCAGTTGATCGGCGACATCTTCGGCGGCCGCATGTTCCCGCTGACGCTGGCCGGGCTTGAGGCGGCGACGAAGCAGCTGTCGCGCAGGCACTGA
- a CDS encoding branched-chain amino acid ABC transporter substrate-binding protein, giving the protein MKKSLLSAVALTALVAFTGSAWADILIGVAGPITGPNAAFGAQLQKGAEQAVADINAAGGVLGQQLKLSVGDDVSDPKQGISVANKFVADGIKYVDGHFNSGVSIPASEVYAENGILEITPAATNPKFTERGMWNTFRTCGRDDQQGKVAGDYVAKNFKDAKIALIHDKTPYGQGLADETKKALNGNGVKEAMYEGINVGDKDFSALIAKMKEAGVTVVYYGGLHTEAGLIIRQLADQGLKAQFMSGDGIVSNELASIAGDAVQGTLMTFAPDPRKNPNAKELVEKFRAAGFEPEAYTLYSYAAIQIIAAAITKTGSADDAQKVADTIKSGGPWKTAIGDIGYDAKGDITRPDYVMYTWKKGDDGKYSYFEQ; this is encoded by the coding sequence ATGAAAAAATCTCTCTTGTCCGCCGTGGCCCTGACCGCGCTCGTCGCGTTCACCGGCAGCGCGTGGGCCGACATCCTGATCGGCGTTGCCGGTCCGATCACCGGCCCGAACGCCGCCTTCGGCGCGCAGTTGCAGAAGGGCGCAGAGCAGGCCGTCGCTGACATCAACGCGGCCGGCGGAGTCCTCGGCCAGCAGCTCAAGCTGAGCGTCGGTGACGACGTGTCGGATCCGAAGCAGGGTATCTCGGTCGCCAACAAGTTTGTCGCCGACGGCATCAAGTACGTCGATGGCCACTTCAATTCCGGCGTCTCAATTCCTGCGTCGGAAGTCTATGCCGAGAATGGCATCCTCGAGATCACGCCTGCCGCGACCAATCCGAAGTTCACCGAACGCGGCATGTGGAACACATTCCGCACCTGCGGACGCGACGACCAGCAGGGCAAGGTTGCGGGCGACTATGTCGCCAAGAACTTCAAGGACGCCAAGATCGCGCTCATCCACGACAAGACACCTTATGGCCAGGGCCTCGCCGACGAAACCAAGAAGGCGCTCAACGGCAATGGCGTCAAGGAAGCCATGTATGAAGGCATCAATGTCGGCGACAAGGACTTCTCGGCGCTCATCGCCAAGATGAAGGAAGCCGGCGTCACCGTCGTCTACTATGGCGGCCTGCACACCGAGGCCGGCCTGATCATTCGCCAGCTCGCCGACCAGGGCCTCAAGGCCCAGTTCATGTCCGGCGACGGCATCGTCTCGAACGAACTGGCTTCGATCGCTGGCGACGCCGTCCAGGGCACGCTGATGACCTTCGCTCCCGATCCGCGCAAGAACCCGAACGCCAAGGAGCTTGTCGAGAAGTTCCGCGCCGCCGGCTTCGAGCCGGAAGCCTACACGCTCTACTCCTACGCCGCGATACAGATCATCGCAGCGGCTATCACCAAGACCGGCTCCGCCGATGATGCCCAGAAGGTCGCCGACACCATCAAGTCCGGCGGGCCGTGGAAGACCGCCATCGGCGACATCGGCTATGACGCCAAGGGCGACATCACTCGTCCGGACTACGTCATGTACACCTGGAAGAAGGGCGACGACGGCAAGTACTCCTACTTCGAGCAATAA
- a CDS encoding GNAT family N-acetyltransferase, with product MSEIAIRPLAQSDHADWRRLWTAYLTFYETRLPDEVYDQTWKRLFTAGEFEPKGFIATLGGKAVGITHYLYHRSCWSQLNNCYLQDLFADPQVRGKGVGAALIKAVQDEAGKIGVKNVYWMTHETNATARRLYDHVARRTGFIEYDLL from the coding sequence ATGTCCGAGATCGCCATCCGTCCGCTCGCCCAGTCCGACCACGCCGACTGGCGGCGGCTTTGGACCGCCTATCTCACCTTCTACGAGACCAGGCTGCCGGACGAAGTCTACGACCAGACCTGGAAACGGCTGTTCACGGCAGGCGAATTCGAGCCGAAGGGGTTCATTGCCACGCTCGGTGGCAAGGCCGTGGGCATCACCCATTATCTCTATCACCGCTCCTGCTGGTCGCAGCTCAACAACTGCTATCTGCAGGACCTGTTCGCCGACCCGCAAGTGCGCGGCAAGGGCGTCGGCGCCGCCCTGATCAAAGCGGTGCAGGACGAGGCCGGCAAGATCGGCGTCAAGAACGTCTACTGGATGACGCACGAAACCAACGCCACCGCGCGCCGGCTCTACGACCATGTCGCGCGTCGCACGGGCTTCATCGAGTACGATCTGCTATAA
- a CDS encoding MoxR family ATPase: MRFEGTAAYVADKDLMVAVNAAIALERPLLVKGEPGTGKTELARQVAAALELDFIEWNVKSTTKAQQGLYEYDAVSRLRDSQLGDDRFNDIANYIKRGKLWDAFAAQKKVVLLIDEIDKADIEFPNDLLQELDRMEFFVYETGETIRAAFRPIVIITSNNEKELPDAFLRRCFFHYIRFPDVETLHRIVDVHYPGIKQNLVRAALTQFYEIREVPGLKKKPSTSEALDWIRLLVADDIAPEDLRADPKNMLPKLHGALLKNEQDVHLFERLAFMARRQQ, translated from the coding sequence ATGCGTTTCGAAGGCACTGCGGCCTATGTCGCCGACAAGGATCTGATGGTTGCGGTGAACGCCGCGATCGCGCTGGAGCGGCCCCTGCTGGTCAAGGGCGAGCCCGGCACCGGCAAGACCGAACTTGCCCGCCAGGTCGCGGCCGCGCTCGAACTGGACTTCATCGAATGGAACGTCAAGTCCACCACCAAGGCGCAGCAGGGCCTCTACGAATACGACGCCGTCTCGCGGCTCCGCGACAGCCAATTGGGAGACGACCGCTTCAACGACATCGCCAATTACATCAAGCGCGGCAAGCTGTGGGACGCCTTCGCTGCCCAGAAGAAAGTCGTGCTGCTGATCGACGAAATCGACAAGGCCGACATCGAATTCCCCAACGATCTCCTGCAGGAGCTCGATCGGATGGAATTCTTCGTCTATGAGACAGGCGAGACGATCCGCGCCGCTTTCAGGCCGATCGTCATCATCACCTCCAACAACGAGAAGGAGCTGCCGGACGCCTTCCTGCGCCGCTGCTTCTTCCATTACATCCGCTTCCCCGACGTCGAGACGCTGCATCGCATCGTCGATGTGCACTATCCCGGCATCAAGCAGAACCTGGTGCGGGCCGCACTGACACAGTTCTACGAAATCCGCGAAGTGCCGGGGCTGAAGAAGAAGCCGTCGACCTCGGAAGCGCTCGACTGGATTCGCCTGCTCGTCGCCGACGACATCGCGCCGGAGGACCTGCGCGCCGACCCAAAGAACATGCTGCCGAAGCTGCACGGCGCGCTGCTGAAGAACGAGCAGGACGTGCATTTGTTCGAGCGCCTGGCCTTCATGGCCAGACGCCAGCAATAG
- a CDS encoding DUF3592 domain-containing protein, translating to MRFLLMPFALIAAVLFIMGLHIFGTGFYHQAFWIQTVATVTEVVPYTEVHKKGFTTDGINVAVAYLVGDTPMTWSGKGKIIGLYSVNPGDKVELYYDPADPSNLDTAAMKGWRGGLLLLASTAGFVAFYVWLFWLRARRAH from the coding sequence ATGCGGTTCCTCCTGATGCCGTTCGCTTTGATCGCGGCAGTACTGTTTATCATGGGACTGCACATTTTCGGGACAGGCTTCTATCACCAAGCCTTCTGGATTCAGACGGTCGCTACCGTGACAGAGGTCGTTCCGTACACTGAAGTGCACAAAAAAGGCTTCACCACCGACGGCATCAATGTTGCCGTTGCCTATCTCGTTGGCGACACGCCGATGACTTGGTCCGGAAAGGGAAAGATTATCGGTCTTTATAGCGTGAACCCAGGCGACAAGGTTGAATTGTACTACGACCCTGCCGATCCGTCGAACCTCGATACTGCCGCAATGAAGGGCTGGCGCGGCGGGTTGTTGCTGCTTGCCAGTACCGCCGGTTTCGTCGCCTTCTACGTCTGGTTATTCTGGCTGCGAGCCCGGCGTGCGCACTAG
- a CDS encoding DUF2312 domain-containing protein, whose protein sequence is MADEITETSQTVAAGQLRAIIERIERLEEEKKTISDDIKDVYGEAKGTGFDTKAIRTIIRLRKKDQAERQEEESILDLYKAALGMV, encoded by the coding sequence ATGGCCGACGAAATTACCGAGACCAGCCAGACTGTAGCCGCCGGCCAGCTGCGCGCCATCATCGAGCGCATCGAGCGGCTCGAGGAAGAGAAGAAGACGATTTCCGACGACATCAAGGACGTCTATGGCGAGGCCAAGGGCACCGGTTTCGACACCAAGGCGATCCGCACCATCATCCGGCTGCGCAAGAAGGACCAGGCCGAGCGCCAGGAGGAGGAGTCCATCCTCGACCTGTACAAGGCCGCGCTCGGCATGGTCTAA